Genomic DNA from Pseudomonas fluorescens:
CATGTAAGTCAGCACGTATTCGGCCATCACCTGGCCGAAAATGCCCACCGCACGGGTCAGGCGGTAGTTGCGCGTCAAGCCTTCGGCCAACAACGGCGTGATACCCGCCCAGGTCGATTGCAGCCAGCTGGGTCTATGGCCCTGACGCAACAGGGTGGCCAGCAGATCAGGCTGGCCGAGCCAGACCGGGCAATCGGTGGCCAGTCGCGACAATTCGGCGGAGTCGCCGCTGGTCAGGACTTCAATATCGGGTGCCGCCTGACGCAGAAGCTGGGCGTACACCGGGTGGTCGTGTTCGGCAATCAGAACGCGCATGAATCAAACCTTTCAAAAACAGTGCAGACAACCGCCGATAGAGTGTCGCTCCATCCATACGATCGTCGTCAATAAACCCTTCCAGTGTTTTTCCAGAGGCACCCAGAACAGGTGCCTCAGAGACCGTCAGACCGGGTCGTTGCGGCGCAACAACTCTTCGGGCAAATGCTCGATGTACTCGTCTTCGGCCGGCGGCATTTGCAAGTGATAGCCCTGGGTGTCGAGGTTTTCCAGCACTTTGTTGATGTCCTCCCGTGACAGCGCCCGCTCGGGGCTCAGGACCAGGTCGAAGGCATGGATCGCCTTGCCAAAGGCGGCCATCAACGGCTCAGGCACGCGCTCCAAGGCATCGCTCTTGAGCACATACAGGTACATCTCGTTTTTCTTCGAGCTTCGATAGATGGAGCAGATACGTTTCAAGGCTGTTCTCCGGCAGTGGCCAGGCTGTCGAGCAGCGCCTGGCCCATCAATTCGCGGCGCCAGCCACGCAGCGAATCGGGCAATTGGTAAGGGCCCTCGGGGAAGCCGCTCTTGATCAGCGCTTCGAGGGTTTTCTTGCGCAGCATCAGCTCCGGGGCGATTTCCAGGCGCTCGGCTTCAGCCTGCCCCAGCGCCCGCAGACGCTTGACCAGGGCCGAGGCCTCGATGGGCAGTGGCTCGGCCACGGCCGGCGGCCATTGCTCGGGCGGCACGCTGGCGGCGCGCTGGATCAGGTCCAGCAGAAACTGGCCGTCCTGGCGCACGGTGCGCGGGTGCATGTCTTCGATTTTCGCCAACGCGCCAAGGTTATCCGGCTGGGTACGGGCCAGGGGCCACAGCGAATGCTCGCGAATGATGCGATTGCGCGGCAGGTCACGGGCCCGCGCCTCGCGTTCGCGCCAGGCGCACAGCTCGCGCAGCACGGCCAATTGGGCGCGGGACAGTTTCCAGGCGAGCTTGGCCTCGCGGTAGACC
This window encodes:
- a CDS encoding YcgL domain-containing protein, giving the protein MKRICSIYRSSKKNEMYLYVLKSDALERVPEPLMAAFGKAIHAFDLVLSPERALSREDINKVLENLDTQGYHLQMPPAEDEYIEHLPEELLRRNDPV